From a region of the Actinopolymorpha singaporensis genome:
- a CDS encoding 3-methyladenine DNA glycosylase, with product MSAPGPTRPGGVAGPDAEPVLAAEVLPEHEWQARRAAHVRRVDAWLEPHLHRRGERRAHPVEDFLFTYYSHRPARLRRWHPGAGVVLAGDAARAAYGGSRDYLGVPAGIVVDPATLAARSDSIRWIRDLLAATRARPAFLGCFGLHEWAMVYRLPQEEVRHSAWPLRLGAEGTDQVVESHRIRCSHFDAYRFFTEPARPRNALRPARETQRDLEQPGCLHANMDLYKWAYKLSPYVRSELVADCFELAREIRELDMRASPYDLSALGCRPVPIETPEGRAEYAAAQRGFAERAEILRDQLVRACDDLLALADKDPDPGRPSPR from the coding sequence GTGAGCGCACCCGGTCCCACCCGTCCAGGCGGCGTCGCAGGGCCGGACGCCGAGCCGGTCCTGGCGGCCGAGGTGCTCCCCGAGCACGAGTGGCAGGCGCGCCGCGCCGCACACGTTCGCCGGGTGGACGCCTGGCTGGAGCCCCACCTGCACCGGCGCGGGGAACGCCGCGCGCATCCGGTCGAGGACTTCCTGTTCACCTACTACTCCCACCGGCCGGCCCGGCTGCGCCGCTGGCATCCCGGGGCCGGCGTGGTGCTGGCCGGCGACGCGGCCCGGGCGGCGTACGGCGGCAGCCGCGACTACCTCGGCGTACCCGCAGGCATCGTGGTCGACCCGGCGACGCTCGCGGCCCGGTCGGACTCGATTCGCTGGATCCGGGACCTGTTGGCCGCCACCCGGGCGCGGCCGGCGTTCCTCGGCTGCTTCGGCCTGCACGAGTGGGCGATGGTCTACCGCCTGCCGCAGGAGGAGGTCCGGCACTCCGCCTGGCCGCTGCGGCTGGGGGCCGAGGGCACCGACCAGGTGGTGGAGTCGCACCGGATCCGCTGCTCGCACTTCGACGCGTACCGCTTCTTCACCGAGCCGGCGCGGCCTCGCAACGCCCTGCGCCCGGCCCGGGAGACCCAGCGCGACCTCGAACAGCCCGGGTGCCTGCACGCGAACATGGACCTCTACAAGTGGGCGTACAAGCTGTCGCCGTACGTCCGCTCGGAGCTGGTCGCGGACTGCTTCGAGCTCGCCCGGGAGATCCGCGAGCTGGACATGCGGGCCTCGCCGTACGACCTGTCCGCGCTGGGCTGCCGGCCGGTCCCGATCGAGACGCCGGAGGGCCGGGCCGAGTACGCCGCCGCCCAGCGCGGCTTCGCCGAGCGCGCCGAGATCCTGCGCGACCAGCTGGTCCGGGCCTGTGACGACCTCCTCGCACTCGCCGACAAGGACCCGGACCCGGGCCGGCCCAGCCCTCGCTAG
- the cimA gene encoding citramalate synthase produces MSDFHVYDTTLRDGAQQEGLSLSVEDKLAIARHLDELGVGYIEGGWPGANPKDTEFFRRAGEELRLGRATLAAFGATRRAGVAAADDPLVRALRDSGAGVVTLVAKSHDRHVEHALRTTLAENLAMVRDTVEFLRAGGQRVFLDAEHFFDGYRDNPAYALEVVRVAAEAGADVVALCDTNGGMLPDQVGEVVTNVLAGTGARVGIHCHNDAGCAVANTIAAVDAGATHVQGTLNGYGERTGNADLVTIVANLQLKRGMSLVPTDALREATRISHAVAELTNIPPYSRQPYVGASAFTHKAGLHASAIKVDPNLYQHADPADVGNDMRLLVSDMAGRASIELKGRELGYDLAGDRALVTRITDRVKAMEARGYTFEAADASFELLLMEEVEGVRPTYFEVESWRVLTDSRPGEEALSEATVKLRAGGERTIVTGEGNGPVNALDAALRGAIGQAHPVVEKLDLIDYRVRILDTGHGTDAVIRVLIQLSDGEESWETVGVGHNIIEASWEALVDGVTYALVRAGVERAPAAEQA; encoded by the coding sequence ATGAGCGACTTCCACGTGTACGACACGACGCTGCGCGACGGGGCCCAGCAAGAGGGCCTCAGCCTGTCGGTCGAGGACAAGCTGGCGATCGCCCGCCACCTCGACGAGCTCGGGGTCGGCTACATCGAGGGCGGATGGCCGGGCGCCAACCCGAAGGACACGGAGTTCTTCCGCAGGGCGGGGGAGGAGCTCCGGCTCGGCCGGGCCACGCTCGCGGCGTTCGGCGCCACCCGCCGAGCCGGGGTGGCCGCCGCCGACGACCCGCTGGTCCGCGCACTGCGTGACTCCGGTGCCGGCGTCGTCACGTTGGTGGCCAAGAGCCACGACCGGCACGTCGAGCACGCGCTGCGCACCACACTGGCGGAGAACCTCGCCATGGTCCGCGACACGGTGGAGTTCCTGCGCGCCGGCGGCCAGCGCGTCTTCCTCGACGCCGAGCACTTCTTCGACGGCTACCGCGACAATCCGGCGTACGCGCTGGAGGTGGTGCGCGTGGCCGCTGAGGCGGGCGCGGACGTCGTGGCGCTGTGCGACACCAACGGCGGCATGCTTCCCGACCAGGTGGGTGAGGTGGTGACGAACGTGCTCGCCGGCACCGGTGCGCGGGTCGGCATCCACTGCCACAACGACGCGGGCTGCGCGGTGGCCAACACCATCGCCGCGGTCGACGCCGGCGCCACCCACGTGCAGGGAACGCTCAACGGCTACGGCGAACGCACCGGCAACGCCGACCTGGTCACCATCGTGGCCAACCTCCAGCTCAAGCGGGGCATGAGCCTGGTGCCCACCGACGCGCTGCGGGAGGCGACCCGGATCTCCCACGCGGTCGCCGAGCTCACCAACATCCCGCCGTACTCCCGTCAGCCCTACGTCGGCGCGTCGGCGTTCACCCACAAGGCCGGCCTGCACGCCAGCGCGATCAAGGTGGACCCGAACCTCTACCAGCACGCCGATCCCGCCGACGTCGGCAACGACATGCGGCTGCTGGTGTCGGACATGGCCGGCCGGGCGAGCATCGAGCTCAAGGGCCGCGAACTCGGCTACGACCTCGCCGGCGACCGGGCTCTGGTCACCCGGATCACCGACCGGGTGAAGGCGATGGAGGCGCGCGGCTACACCTTCGAGGCGGCCGACGCGTCGTTCGAGCTGCTGTTGATGGAGGAGGTCGAGGGAGTACGCCCGACCTACTTCGAGGTGGAGTCCTGGCGGGTGCTCACCGACTCCCGGCCGGGGGAGGAGGCGCTGTCGGAGGCGACGGTGAAGCTGCGGGCGGGTGGGGAACGCACGATCGTCACCGGCGAGGGCAACGGCCCGGTCAACGCGCTGGACGCCGCTCTGCGCGGAGCGATCGGGCAGGCCCACCCGGTGGTGGAGAAGCTGGACCTGATCGACTACCGCGTCCGCATCCTCGACACCGGCCACGGGACCGACGCGGTGATCAGAGTTCTGATCCAGCTGTCCGACGGCGAGGAGTCTTGGGAGACCGTCGGGGTCGGGCACAACATCATCGAGGCGTCGTGGGAGGCGCTGGTGGACGGTGTGACGTACGCCCTGGTGCGGGCGGGGGTCGAGCGGGCCCCAGCGGCCGAGCAGGCCTAG
- a CDS encoding ABC-F family ATP-binding cassette domain-containing protein encodes MPASTVSSVSSAGSAAPAGATAAAGPSASGAPVLTASGLTKTYDGEPLFADVSLVANAGERIGLVGQNGAGKSTLLRILAGREQADRGSVRYGPHDRVGYLDAQVADTTTTIGAFLDAGLGEIAELAARMRTLEAAMSAGADDSADVADGADGAGEAVLAEYAAAQDRFALLGGWQAQARADEVRHRLGVADLDLDRRLGDVSGGEQARVLLARLLLEEPGILLLDEPTNHLDATGLAWLTEYLTGYRGVVVVVTHDRAFLDRLVHRIVELDVLTDRAEFYVGGYTAYREEKRRRRARLLADLEAQEKFRRRLEQDIERTANQALRTELGTHNDKARRYAKKVARKAKARRRRLTREMTSARWLERPEERPPLVLDLSGQAPPDEVMVAVDNLVADRGNGPLWQAFSAAVRGGERVLVSGENGTGKSTLLSLLGGALTPAGGTVRLSRAPGVLPQVHDNLPLTLPALDHLRRQVPIYEEDAERLLDSYLFDPDQIRRPLGTLSAGEIRRLLLACLVNGGSDLLLLDEPTNYLDFESLDVLDEALAGYGGTVVAVSHDERFAESFRPTQRWQLHRQADGPAHWQVSSEPAVPHACRVVPGS; translated from the coding sequence ATGCCTGCATCCACTGTTTCTTCCGTTTCTTCTGCTGGTTCTGCCGCGCCCGCCGGTGCCACCGCGGCTGCCGGCCCCTCCGCGTCCGGCGCGCCCGTCCTCACCGCCTCCGGCCTGACGAAGACGTACGACGGCGAGCCGTTGTTCGCCGACGTCAGCCTGGTCGCGAACGCGGGGGAACGCATCGGTCTGGTAGGCCAGAACGGCGCCGGCAAGTCCACCTTGCTCCGTATCCTCGCCGGCCGTGAGCAGGCCGACCGCGGGTCGGTGCGGTACGGCCCGCACGACCGGGTCGGGTACCTCGACGCCCAGGTCGCGGACACCACCACGACGATCGGGGCCTTCCTGGACGCCGGTCTCGGCGAGATCGCCGAACTCGCGGCCCGGATGAGGACGCTGGAAGCGGCGATGTCGGCCGGCGCCGACGACAGTGCCGACGTTGCCGACGGTGCCGACGGTGCCGGCGAGGCGGTCCTCGCGGAGTACGCCGCCGCGCAGGACCGGTTCGCCCTGCTGGGTGGCTGGCAGGCGCAGGCACGGGCGGACGAGGTACGCCACCGGTTGGGTGTCGCCGACCTCGACCTGGACCGCCGCCTGGGCGACGTCAGCGGTGGCGAACAGGCCCGGGTCCTGCTCGCCCGGCTGCTGCTGGAGGAGCCCGGCATCCTGCTGCTGGACGAGCCCACCAACCACCTCGACGCCACCGGCCTCGCCTGGCTGACCGAGTACCTCACCGGCTACCGCGGGGTGGTGGTCGTCGTCACCCACGACCGGGCGTTCCTCGACCGCCTGGTGCACCGGATCGTCGAACTCGACGTGCTCACCGACCGGGCGGAGTTCTACGTCGGCGGCTACACCGCCTACCGCGAGGAGAAGCGAAGGCGCCGGGCCCGGTTGCTGGCCGACCTGGAGGCACAGGAGAAGTTCCGCCGCCGGCTGGAGCAGGACATCGAACGCACCGCCAACCAGGCCTTGCGTACCGAACTCGGCACCCACAACGACAAGGCCCGCCGCTACGCCAAGAAGGTGGCCCGCAAGGCGAAGGCGCGCCGGCGCAGGTTGACCCGGGAGATGACCTCGGCGCGCTGGCTGGAGCGGCCGGAGGAACGACCGCCGCTGGTACTCGACCTCTCCGGTCAGGCGCCGCCGGACGAGGTGATGGTCGCCGTCGACAACCTGGTCGCCGACCGCGGGAACGGCCCACTGTGGCAGGCGTTCTCGGCGGCCGTACGAGGCGGCGAGCGCGTGCTCGTCTCCGGGGAGAACGGCACCGGCAAGTCCACCTTGCTCTCGCTGCTGGGTGGGGCGCTCACCCCGGCCGGCGGCACGGTGCGGCTCTCCCGCGCCCCCGGCGTCCTGCCGCAGGTGCATGACAACCTGCCGTTGACACTGCCCGCGCTGGACCACCTGCGCCGGCAGGTGCCGATCTACGAGGAGGATGCCGAGCGCCTGCTGGACTCCTACCTCTTCGACCCCGACCAGATCCGCCGTCCTCTCGGCACGTTGTCGGCGGGCGAGATCCGCCGGTTGCTGCTGGCCTGCCTGGTCAACGGAGGTTCGGACCTGCTGTTGCTGGACGAGCCGACGAACTACCTGGACTTCGAGTCGCTCGACGTGCTGGACGAAGCCCTCGCCGGTTACGGCGGAACGGTGGTCGCGGTCAGCCACGACGAGCGCTTCGCCGAGAGCTTCCGGCCCACCCAACGCTGGCAGTTGCACCGGCAGGCGGACGGTCCGGCGCACTGGCAGGTGTCCTCGGAGCCCGCCGTACCTCACGCCTGCCGAGTCGTTCCCGGTTCCTGA
- a CDS encoding winged helix-turn-helix domain-containing protein — MIRIRLTADDLAGIRFAPRPAPLLELNTAFLMMGRPDGGLLFGAWRRRLARSLPATVRPLADLVPAGVAPAFLDVFDDSLAAALDRPRTWRRELVRAELERVYARAPATTPVPTWIRELHRGDADAWRVLRRGQRAAFEAAVRPVWGVVQDLHQAEFTRYAVSVAERGIGGALGGLVAGARLRGQVWELDAPVEQQVDVAGRGLVLMPTFHWTGHPLVCDLPALPDLPVVVTYPAGPGTPLPPDGAGVAGRGGRGGDGRAGLAEVLGRTRFELLFLLADAYTTSDLARRLGVSNATASAHTAALRGAGLITTVRAGRSVLHQRTALGDLLVRRQEPGTTRQA, encoded by the coding sequence ATGATCCGCATCCGCCTCACCGCCGACGACCTGGCCGGGATCCGGTTCGCCCCCCGCCCGGCGCCGCTGCTGGAGCTGAACACGGCGTTCCTGATGATGGGCCGGCCCGACGGTGGGTTGTTGTTCGGTGCCTGGCGCCGGCGTCTGGCGCGTTCCCTGCCCGCGACCGTGCGGCCGCTCGCCGACCTTGTGCCCGCCGGCGTGGCGCCGGCCTTCCTGGACGTGTTCGACGACTCGTTGGCCGCGGCCCTGGACCGTCCGCGGACGTGGCGGCGGGAACTCGTACGCGCCGAGCTGGAACGGGTGTACGCACGTGCCCCGGCGACGACGCCGGTACCGACCTGGATCCGGGAGCTGCACCGGGGGGACGCCGACGCGTGGCGGGTGCTGCGCCGCGGTCAGCGGGCGGCGTTCGAGGCTGCCGTCCGGCCGGTGTGGGGTGTGGTGCAGGACCTGCACCAGGCGGAGTTCACCAGGTACGCGGTGTCCGTCGCCGAGCGCGGGATCGGGGGCGCGCTCGGTGGACTGGTAGCCGGTGCACGGCTGCGTGGCCAGGTGTGGGAGCTCGACGCACCGGTCGAACAGCAGGTCGACGTGGCCGGACGCGGCCTGGTGCTGATGCCGACGTTCCACTGGACCGGGCACCCGCTGGTCTGCGACCTGCCGGCGCTGCCGGACCTGCCGGTCGTCGTCACCTATCCGGCCGGCCCGGGGACGCCGCTTCCTCCGGACGGTGCGGGCGTCGCCGGCCGCGGGGGCCGCGGGGGTGATGGCCGGGCCGGGCTGGCCGAGGTGCTCGGCCGGACCCGCTTCGAGCTGCTGTTCCTGCTTGCCGACGCGTACACCACCAGCGATCTCGCCCGTCGGCTCGGGGTCAGCAACGCCACGGCCTCCGCTCACACCGCGGCCCTGCGTGGCGCCGGGCTCATCACCACCGTGCGAGCGGGCCGGTCCGTCCTGCACCAGCGCACCGCCCTCGGCGACCTGCTGGTGCGCCGTCAGGAACCGGGAACGACTCGGCAGGCGTGA
- a CDS encoding alpha/beta hydrolase — protein MSHVHVYPDAPGPARPSRRAVTVSAVLGAFLVASGADVAAARTASADILLRLPAPTGPHPVGLTTWYLVDRSRRDPWDGTIPVRELVATVFYPARGVRRHPPAPQLAPVAAAVFGALAPYQHPGLPVAGVDWAATMTHAHQDAPAAPARRPVLLHSPGGGDPRGFGAGLAQDLASHGFVVVTVDHPGDALVVEFPGTTEYRGDVVRTTAFREDPRSNPATFDTMISTRIADLRFVLDQVEVLAGGGNPDATGRALPTGLARAVDPRRVGVYGHSAGGTAVAQATYDDRRMDAAIDLEGYLDHPGERPGEPGRLFPVAEYGVNRPLLLWGTDGFPDRAGMERSWQPMLAHPGGWTRRRELRDAAHWAFTDFAAFAPQLQAAGLMTADARTALVGAIEPARSVPTVRTGVREFFACHLGT, from the coding sequence ATGTCCCACGTACACGTGTATCCCGACGCCCCCGGGCCTGCTCGCCCGTCCCGGCGAGCCGTCACCGTCTCGGCCGTCCTCGGCGCCTTCCTGGTCGCGTCCGGCGCGGACGTCGCCGCGGCACGCACCGCTTCGGCCGACATACTCCTGCGGCTGCCGGCACCGACCGGACCTCACCCGGTCGGGCTCACCACCTGGTACCTCGTCGACCGTTCCCGGCGCGACCCGTGGGACGGCACCATCCCGGTCCGCGAACTCGTGGCAACGGTGTTCTATCCCGCCCGGGGCGTCCGGCGTCACCCGCCGGCGCCGCAACTGGCCCCGGTCGCGGCAGCGGTGTTCGGCGCCCTGGCTCCCTACCAGCATCCGGGGTTGCCGGTCGCCGGAGTGGACTGGGCGGCGACCATGACGCACGCCCACCAGGACGCGCCGGCGGCACCCGCCCGCAGGCCGGTGCTGCTCCACAGTCCGGGCGGCGGCGACCCGCGCGGCTTCGGCGCCGGACTTGCCCAGGACCTCGCCAGTCACGGCTTCGTGGTGGTGACCGTCGACCATCCCGGCGACGCACTGGTGGTGGAGTTCCCTGGTACGACCGAGTACCGAGGCGACGTGGTCCGCACCACGGCGTTCCGGGAGGACCCGCGTTCGAACCCGGCGACGTTCGACACCATGATCAGCACCCGGATCGCGGACCTGCGGTTCGTGCTCGACCAGGTGGAGGTCCTGGCCGGGGGCGGCAACCCGGACGCCACCGGGCGTGCGCTGCCGACGGGACTTGCCCGCGCCGTCGATCCGCGCCGGGTCGGTGTGTACGGACACTCGGCGGGCGGGACCGCCGTGGCCCAGGCGACGTACGACGACCGAAGGATGGACGCCGCGATCGACCTGGAGGGCTACCTGGACCACCCGGGCGAGCGGCCCGGCGAGCCTGGGCGGTTGTTCCCGGTCGCGGAGTACGGCGTCAACCGGCCGTTGCTCCTGTGGGGTACCGACGGCTTCCCCGACCGGGCGGGGATGGAGCGTTCCTGGCAGCCGATGCTCGCCCACCCGGGAGGGTGGACCCGGCGGCGGGAGCTTCGCGACGCCGCGCACTGGGCGTTCACCGACTTCGCCGCGTTCGCTCCGCAACTGCAGGCGGCCGGGCTGATGACCGCGGACGCCCGCACTGCCCTGGTCGGCGCGATCGAGCCGGCCAGGTCGGTACCGACCGTGCGAACCGGCGTACGGGAGTTCTTCGCCTGTCACCTGGGTACGTAG
- a CDS encoding DUF397 domain-containing protein codes for MIERPTHDSAGVNHPLKGTFDLERAEWRSSAAGGDIEVAFVDELIGMRNAQDPDGPVLVFTEDEWEAFLAGAKDGEFDPEELETPLT; via the coding sequence ATGATCGAACGACCGACCCACGACAGCGCCGGCGTCAACCATCCGCTCAAGGGAACCTTCGATCTGGAGCGGGCCGAGTGGCGGTCCTCCGCCGCCGGCGGTGACATCGAGGTCGCCTTCGTGGACGAACTCATCGGCATGCGCAACGCCCAGGACCCCGACGGCCCGGTGCTCGTGTTCACCGAGGACGAGTGGGAGGCGTTCCTGGCCGGAGCCAAGGACGGCGAGTTCGACCCGGAGGAGCTGGAGACACCGCTGACCTGA
- a CDS encoding branched-chain amino acid aminotransferase codes for MTASLEFRQQLSDSPVPSARREEILAAPGFGKYFSDHMVTVTWTPEQGWHDAVVKPYGPLAIDPATAVLHYAQEIFEGLKAYRHADGSVWTFRPEANAARFQRSAARMALPQLPVDDFVAALDTLVRVDEAWVPSGGEASLYLRPFMFASEVFLGVRPARQVSFVVIASPAGAYFSEGVKPVSIWLSEDYTRAAVGGTGAAKCGGNYAASLIAQQEAIANGCDQVAFLDAVDRRWVEELGGMNLYFVYDDGQIVTPELGTILEGITREAIITLATEAGHKVEERRIGIDEWREGAASGRITEVFACGTAAVLTPVGTLRSREGELVMGDGTAGPVTTRIRRQLLDIQYGRTEDTYDWLHRVC; via the coding sequence ATGACCGCAAGCCTCGAGTTCCGCCAGCAGCTCTCCGACTCCCCGGTGCCCTCCGCGCGCCGGGAGGAGATCCTCGCCGCGCCGGGGTTCGGCAAATACTTCTCCGACCACATGGTCACGGTCACGTGGACCCCCGAGCAGGGGTGGCACGACGCGGTGGTCAAGCCCTACGGACCGCTCGCGATCGACCCGGCGACGGCGGTGCTCCACTACGCGCAGGAGATCTTCGAGGGGCTCAAGGCCTACCGCCACGCCGACGGTTCGGTGTGGACCTTCCGACCGGAGGCCAACGCGGCCCGGTTCCAGCGCTCGGCTGCCCGGATGGCGTTGCCGCAGCTCCCGGTCGACGACTTCGTGGCCGCGCTCGACACCCTCGTCAGGGTGGACGAGGCGTGGGTTCCCAGTGGCGGCGAGGCGAGCCTGTATCTCCGCCCGTTCATGTTCGCTTCCGAGGTCTTTCTCGGGGTGCGCCCGGCCCGGCAGGTGAGCTTCGTGGTGATCGCGTCCCCCGCGGGGGCGTACTTCTCCGAGGGAGTGAAGCCGGTCTCGATCTGGCTTTCGGAGGACTACACCCGGGCGGCCGTCGGCGGCACCGGTGCGGCCAAGTGCGGCGGCAACTACGCCGCCAGCCTGATCGCACAGCAGGAGGCGATCGCGAACGGCTGCGACCAGGTGGCGTTCCTGGACGCGGTCGACCGCCGCTGGGTGGAGGAGCTCGGCGGGATGAACCTCTACTTCGTCTACGACGACGGGCAGATCGTCACCCCCGAGCTGGGCACGATCCTGGAGGGCATCACCCGCGAGGCGATCATCACCCTGGCCACCGAGGCCGGGCACAAGGTCGAGGAACGCCGGATCGGCATCGACGAGTGGCGCGAGGGTGCCGCCTCCGGGCGGATCACCGAGGTCTTCGCCTGCGGCACCGCCGCCGTGCTCACCCCGGTCGGGACGCTGCGCTCGCGCGAGGGGGAGCTGGTGATGGGTGACGGCACCGCCGGCCCGGTCACCACCCGGATCCGCCGGCAGCTGCTGGACATCCAGTACGGCCGGACCGAGGACACCTACGACTGGCTGCACCGGGTCTGCTGA
- a CDS encoding 3-isopropylmalate dehydrogenase produces the protein MAQSIRLAVIPGDYIGPEVTEEALKVLSVISPAYDIKVDPTHYDLGAQRYLATGEVLPDTVLAELREHDAILLGAVGGRPGDPNLPAGILERGLLLRLRFELDHYVNLRPSRSYPGVPTPLASDAPIDFVVVREGTEGLYVGNGGVVRKGTPQELATEVSVNTAFGVERVVRDAFVRAQGRRGKLTLVHKTNVLVHAGGVWSRIVGEVAPEFPDVTVDYLHVDAATIFLVTEPERFDVIVTDNLFGDIITDLAAAVTGGIGLAASGNVNPDRTAPSMFEPVHGSAPSIAGQGKADPTAAILSAALLLDHVGEQAAARRVEDAVTADIAARVDAPDRTTSQIGDDIAERVSN, from the coding sequence ATGGCGCAGAGCATTCGTCTCGCGGTGATCCCCGGCGACTACATCGGCCCCGAGGTCACCGAGGAGGCGCTGAAGGTCCTGTCGGTGATTTCCCCGGCGTACGACATCAAGGTCGACCCGACGCACTACGACCTCGGCGCACAGCGTTACCTCGCCACCGGTGAGGTGCTCCCCGACACCGTGCTGGCAGAGCTTCGCGAGCACGACGCGATCCTGCTCGGCGCGGTCGGCGGCCGCCCCGGCGACCCGAACCTGCCCGCGGGCATCCTTGAACGCGGGCTGCTGCTCAGGCTGCGGTTCGAGCTCGACCACTACGTCAACCTCCGCCCGTCGCGCAGCTACCCGGGCGTCCCGACTCCGCTCGCCTCCGACGCCCCGATCGACTTCGTGGTGGTTCGCGAGGGCACCGAGGGGCTGTACGTCGGCAACGGCGGTGTGGTCCGCAAGGGCACCCCGCAGGAGTTGGCCACCGAGGTCAGTGTCAACACCGCGTTCGGGGTCGAACGCGTGGTGCGCGACGCGTTCGTCCGGGCACAGGGGCGAAGGGGCAAGCTGACCCTGGTGCACAAGACCAACGTCCTGGTGCACGCCGGCGGCGTCTGGTCGCGGATCGTGGGCGAGGTGGCGCCGGAGTTCCCCGACGTCACCGTCGACTACCTCCACGTGGACGCGGCCACCATCTTCCTGGTGACCGAGCCGGAGCGGTTCGACGTGATCGTCACCGACAACCTCTTCGGCGACATCATCACCGACCTGGCCGCCGCCGTCACCGGTGGAATCGGCCTGGCCGCCAGCGGCAACGTCAACCCCGACCGCACCGCCCCGTCGATGTTCGAGCCGGTGCACGGCTCCGCGCCGTCGATCGCCGGGCAGGGCAAGGCCGACCCGACGGCGGCGATCCTGTCCGCCGCGCTGCTGCTGGACCACGTCGGCGAGCAGGCCGCGGCCCGACGGGTCGAGGATGCCGTCACCGCCGACATCGCGGCCCGGGTGGACGCTCCGGACCGCACGACCAGCCAGATCGGCGACGACATCGCCGAGCGAGTATCCAACTAG
- a CDS encoding O-methyltransferase: MSAPPQIPGVVTRAHQLSRRRGFVSSCRNETGWLLASLAASRQGTLAESGTGCGVGSAWLRSGMRAGSRLVTAEHDAGLVEAVREMFAGDEAVDVLEADWKELASRAPFTLLFLDVREAKRAGPDLAAELVEPGGLVVLDDFTPCATWPPMYQGRVDTTRQQWLTDPRFTTVEVMVAIDASVLIATRN, translated from the coding sequence ATGAGCGCTCCGCCCCAGATCCCCGGTGTGGTCACCCGCGCCCACCAACTCTCCCGCCGGCGCGGCTTCGTCTCCTCCTGTCGCAACGAGACCGGCTGGCTGCTCGCCTCCCTGGCGGCCTCGCGCCAGGGCACCCTGGCCGAGTCGGGCACCGGCTGCGGCGTCGGCTCCGCCTGGCTGCGCAGCGGGATGCGCGCCGGCTCGAGGCTCGTCACCGCCGAACACGACGCCGGGCTGGTCGAGGCGGTCCGGGAGATGTTCGCCGGCGACGAGGCGGTCGACGTCCTGGAGGCGGACTGGAAGGAACTCGCTTCGCGGGCGCCGTTCACGCTGTTGTTCCTCGACGTGCGCGAGGCCAAGCGGGCCGGCCCCGACCTGGCCGCCGAGCTCGTCGAGCCCGGCGGCCTGGTCGTACTGGACGACTTCACACCCTGCGCCACGTGGCCGCCGATGTACCAGGGACGGGTCGACACCACCCGCCAGCAGTGGCTCACCGACCCGCGGTTCACCACCGTCGAGGTGATGGTGGCGATCGACGCCAGCGTCCTGATCGCTACCAGGAACTGA